Proteins found in one Brevibacillus brevis genomic segment:
- a CDS encoding helix-turn-helix domain-containing protein, translating to MENQTAKFPKGVLHAMIGQKKFSLARYEPSAEISYFVQHYWVVRWDLRKELPYLQTVLAHPNVNLVFEKGATGIFGVARTTSSHLLEGQGKVFGVKFRPGGFYPFLNAPISKLSGTSTSLEAVFGVATDPLEKEVLSLPDDEQMRKRVEAFLFEHLPKPDPNVARISEIVRMIQADRSVLRVEDAVQLTGMNMRTMQRLFDRYVGVSPKSVIQRYRLHEAAEQIDQGTVQDWLDLSTSLGYYDHSHFIRDFRAIVGVAPNEYRRAQI from the coding sequence TTGGAAAATCAGACTGCCAAGTTCCCAAAGGGTGTACTGCATGCCATGATTGGACAGAAAAAATTTTCGCTGGCCAGATACGAGCCATCTGCTGAAATCAGCTACTTCGTGCAGCATTACTGGGTCGTCCGGTGGGATTTGCGTAAGGAACTTCCTTACTTGCAAACCGTACTGGCTCATCCCAATGTGAATCTGGTGTTTGAAAAAGGAGCGACTGGTATTTTTGGTGTAGCCCGCACGACTTCCTCGCATCTTTTAGAGGGACAAGGTAAGGTGTTCGGAGTAAAATTCAGGCCCGGAGGTTTTTATCCGTTTCTGAATGCTCCGATATCAAAGCTGAGCGGAACTTCTACGAGTCTGGAAGCCGTATTTGGTGTTGCCACCGACCCGCTTGAGAAAGAAGTGCTAAGCCTGCCAGATGATGAGCAAATGAGGAAAAGGGTAGAAGCCTTTCTATTCGAACATTTGCCAAAGCCTGACCCGAATGTAGCGCGTATCAGTGAAATCGTCAGGATGATCCAGGCAGACCGATCCGTACTCAGGGTCGAGGATGCGGTACAGTTGACCGGTATGAACATGAGGACGATGCAGCGCTTGTTTGACCGTTATGTAGGGGTTAGCCCGAAGTCGGTTATCCAACGATACAGATTGCATGAAGCAGCCGAGCAGATTGATCAAGGTACGGTCCAGGATTGGCTGGATCTGTCTACCTCTCTAGGCTACTACGATCACTCTCACTTCATTCGAGATTTTCGAGCAATCGTCGGTGTAGCGCCGAACGAGTATCGACGAGCACAAATTTAA
- a CDS encoding peptide ABC transporter substrate-binding protein — MKKSVFAAMSSILVLSAALAGCGGGEKAGEQGSKPAGEQTSGPKELRMNMMSEPPTADPALAEDSTSSAVLRATFDGLTRIGEDGKPHPSVAEKIDVSEDGLTYTFTLRDSKWSNGDPVTAKDFEFAWKRALNPKTASNYSYQLYYLKNAEEYNKGKAKADDVGVKAKDDKTLVVTLKNPTPFFLELTAFYTYYPVNQKVVEGSDKWAGEAKTHVGNGPFKMETWEHKSKLVLVKSDTYWDKDAVKLDKLNFSMVEDANTELSMFDNDDLDWSGAPLSALPTDAIPALKESGQMQTRPIAGTYLYKFNTEVPPFNNAKIRKAFAYAIDRKSIIDNITQANQEPAMGLIPPTMAVATSPYFKDGDVEAAKKLLEEGMKEEGITKMPTLTLSFNTSEGHKKIAEAIQDQWKKALGVDVKLENKEWKVFLEDVNQGKFQIARSSWTGDYNDPYTFLDLFKDKDGGNNDTKWENPKYKELLNQSALEKDPEKRKQILAQAEAIFMDEMPAAPIYYYTHSYVKKDKVKGVVLDGLGFADWKWADIQ; from the coding sequence GTGAAAAAAAGCGTTTTTGCAGCAATGAGTTCTATTCTGGTTCTGAGTGCGGCGCTGGCAGGCTGTGGCGGCGGCGAGAAAGCAGGCGAGCAAGGTAGCAAACCTGCTGGTGAGCAAACAAGTGGTCCTAAAGAATTGAGAATGAACATGATGTCCGAGCCACCAACTGCTGACCCTGCATTGGCTGAGGATTCTACTTCCAGTGCGGTTCTGCGTGCAACATTTGATGGTCTCACTCGTATTGGCGAAGATGGCAAACCACATCCATCTGTAGCAGAAAAAATTGACGTATCCGAAGATGGCCTTACTTATACATTCACCCTGCGTGACAGCAAATGGAGCAATGGAGATCCAGTTACTGCAAAGGATTTTGAATTCGCTTGGAAGCGAGCGCTCAATCCGAAGACAGCATCTAACTACTCCTACCAATTGTATTACCTGAAAAATGCAGAAGAATACAACAAGGGTAAAGCAAAAGCTGATGATGTTGGCGTAAAAGCGAAAGACGATAAAACACTCGTCGTAACTTTGAAGAACCCAACACCATTCTTCTTGGAGCTGACTGCGTTCTATACGTACTACCCAGTTAACCAAAAAGTAGTGGAAGGCAGCGATAAATGGGCAGGCGAAGCAAAAACTCACGTGGGTAACGGTCCATTCAAAATGGAAACATGGGAACATAAGAGCAAATTGGTTCTCGTGAAGAGCGATACCTACTGGGATAAAGACGCTGTAAAACTCGACAAGCTCAACTTCTCCATGGTTGAAGATGCAAATACTGAGCTGTCCATGTTCGACAATGACGATTTGGATTGGTCCGGAGCGCCTCTGAGCGCACTTCCTACCGATGCGATTCCTGCATTGAAAGAATCCGGTCAAATGCAAACACGCCCGATCGCGGGTACGTACTTGTACAAATTCAATACGGAAGTTCCGCCGTTCAACAACGCGAAAATCCGTAAGGCGTTTGCTTATGCTATCGATCGTAAATCGATCATCGACAACATCACGCAAGCAAACCAAGAGCCAGCTATGGGTCTGATCCCGCCAACAATGGCAGTGGCAACAAGCCCTTACTTCAAAGACGGCGATGTAGAAGCAGCGAAAAAATTGCTGGAAGAAGGTATGAAGGAAGAAGGCATTACCAAAATGCCTACCCTGACTCTTTCCTTCAACACGTCTGAAGGTCACAAGAAAATTGCCGAAGCGATCCAAGACCAATGGAAAAAAGCACTCGGCGTAGATGTTAAGCTGGAGAACAAGGAATGGAAAGTATTCTTGGAAGATGTGAACCAAGGTAAATTCCAAATCGCACGTTCCAGCTGGACTGGTGACTACAACGATCCATACACGTTCTTGGACCTGTTCAAGGACAAAGATGGCGGCAACAACGACACGAAATGGGAAAATCCGAAGTACAAAGAGCTGCTGAACCAATCTGCTCTGGAAAAGGACCCAGAAAAACGCAAACAAATCCTGGCACAAGCAGAAGCTATTTTCATGGACGAAATGCCAGCAGCTCCAATCTACTACTACACACATTCTTATGTGAAAAAAGACAAAGTAAAAGGTGTAGTCCTCGACGGTCTCGGTTTCGCAGACTGGAAATGGGCAGACATTCAATAA
- a CDS encoding peptide ABC transporter substrate-binding protein, whose amino-acid sequence MKKNVFVAMSSILVLGAALAGCGGGNQAAPADNNASGAKTENSAPAGSKVLKLNLHSEPPTADPGIAEDTTSSTIITATFEGLTRVGKDGKYNPAAAESYTVSEDGKKYTFKIRDNKWSNGDPVSAKDFEYAWKRALNPKTASNYAYQLYYVKGAEAYNKGKGKVEDVGVKAIDDKTLEVELTNPTPFFLELVAFKTYFPVNPKVVEGNDKWATDAKTVIGNGPFKMDSWEHKSKLVVSKNDNYWDKDNVKLDKIEFSMVEDENTELSMWENGELHWAGAPTSALPTDAIPALKESGKMTTQPIAGTYFYRFNTEKPPFNNVKIRKAFAYAIDRQSLIDNILQAGQLPATGYVPPSMALNKDGFYKDNDIETAKKLLEEGLKEEGLTKFPALTLSFNTSEGHKKIAEAIQDQWKKNLGVDVKLENKEWKVYLDDVHQGKYQVARAGWLGDFNDPINFLEMFKEKDGGNNDTRWENPKYKELLNQSALELDPEKRKAILAQAEQILMDEMPIMPIYYYTQSWVKDDRVQDVIIDGLGAVDYKYADFVEKK is encoded by the coding sequence ATGAAAAAGAATGTTTTCGTGGCAATGAGTTCTATCCTCGTTCTTGGCGCGGCACTCGCAGGATGCGGTGGCGGAAACCAGGCGGCACCGGCAGATAACAACGCTTCCGGAGCAAAGACAGAAAATTCTGCACCAGCTGGCTCTAAAGTACTGAAACTGAACCTGCACTCCGAGCCACCAACTGCTGACCCAGGTATCGCGGAAGATACAACTTCCAGCACCATCATCACTGCTACCTTCGAAGGTCTGACTCGCGTTGGTAAAGACGGTAAATACAATCCAGCAGCAGCAGAGAGCTACACTGTTTCTGAAGACGGTAAAAAATATACATTCAAAATTCGTGATAACAAATGGAGCAATGGCGATCCAGTATCGGCAAAAGATTTCGAATATGCTTGGAAACGCGCTCTTAATCCAAAAACAGCTTCCAACTATGCATACCAACTGTACTATGTGAAGGGTGCAGAAGCCTACAACAAAGGTAAAGGTAAAGTGGAAGACGTTGGCGTAAAAGCAATTGACGATAAAACACTCGAAGTAGAATTGACGAACCCAACTCCATTCTTCCTGGAGCTGGTTGCATTCAAAACATACTTCCCAGTTAATCCAAAAGTAGTGGAAGGCAACGATAAATGGGCTACCGATGCGAAAACAGTTATTGGTAACGGTCCATTCAAAATGGATTCTTGGGAGCACAAGAGCAAGCTCGTTGTTTCCAAAAACGATAACTACTGGGATAAAGACAACGTAAAATTGGACAAAATCGAATTCTCCATGGTAGAAGATGAGAATACAGAGCTGTCCATGTGGGAAAATGGTGAGTTGCACTGGGCAGGCGCTCCAACTTCTGCGTTGCCAACAGACGCGATCCCGGCTTTGAAAGAGTCCGGCAAAATGACAACTCAGCCAATCGCGGGTACTTACTTCTATCGTTTCAACACAGAAAAACCACCGTTCAACAATGTGAAAATCCGTAAAGCGTTTGCTTATGCGATCGATCGTCAAAGCCTGATCGACAATATCCTGCAAGCTGGTCAATTGCCTGCAACAGGCTATGTACCACCAAGCATGGCGCTGAACAAAGACGGTTTCTACAAAGATAACGACATCGAAACAGCGAAGAAATTGCTCGAAGAAGGACTGAAAGAAGAGGGTCTCACCAAATTCCCGGCACTTACTCTTTCCTTCAACACTTCCGAAGGTCACAAAAAGATTGCTGAGGCAATCCAAGACCAATGGAAGAAAAACCTCGGCGTAGACGTGAAGCTTGAGAACAAAGAGTGGAAGGTTTACCTGGATGATGTACACCAAGGTAAATACCAAGTGGCTCGTGCAGGTTGGTTGGGTGACTTCAACGATCCAATCAACTTCCTGGAAATGTTCAAGGAAAAAGACGGCGGAAACAACGATACTCGTTGGGAAAATCCGAAGTACAAAGAACTCCTGAACCAATCCGCTCTGGAGCTAGACCCAGAAAAACGTAAAGCAATCCTGGCTCAGGCTGAGCAAATCCTGATGGATGAAATGCCGATTATGCCAATCTACTACTATACTCAATCTTGGGTTAAGGACGACAGAGTACAAGATGTTATCATCGATGGTCTGGGTGCTGTTGACTACAAGTACGCAGATTTCGTAGAAAAGAAATAA
- a CDS encoding peptide ABC transporter substrate-binding protein has translation MKKSVFMVLSSVLVFGGMMTGYEGVIQAAEPKVLRINLQSEPPTADPGIAEDTTSGTIITAVFEGLTRLGKDGKVHPAAAESYTVSEDGKTYTFKIREAKWSNGDPVTAHDFEYAWKRALDPKTDSSYAYQLYYVKGAEAFNNGTGKAGDVGVKAIDDKTLKVELTNPTPFFPELVAFKTYFPVNKKVVEGNKKWAYEAKTVVGNGPFKMERWEHKSNLTVVKNEKYWDKANVKLDKIEFTMIEDENTELSLFDNDELDWAGAPNSSLPTDALPILREAGILKTQPIAGAYFYRFNTEQAPFTNAKIRKAFAYAINRESITSDILQAGQVPATGFVPPSTALNKDGYFKDNDLEVAKKLLVEGMKEEGISKLPPITLIYNTSEGHKKIAKEIQDQWKKNLGVDIELENKEWKVYLEDVHQGNYQIARGGWLGDFNDPINFLEMFQEKDGGNNDTRWGNPKYKELLNQSALEKDPEKRKAILMQAEQILMDEMPIMPIYFYVNSWVQNENLKDVVMDGLGAIDFKYADITP, from the coding sequence ATGAAGAAGAGTGTTTTTATGGTATTGAGTTCGGTCCTCGTTTTCGGTGGAATGATGACCGGGTACGAAGGTGTTATCCAAGCGGCTGAGCCTAAGGTATTAAGAATAAATCTGCAATCGGAGCCACCTACAGCAGACCCAGGAATTGCGGAGGATACTACCTCTGGTACGATCATCACAGCTGTATTCGAAGGTCTGACACGTCTCGGAAAAGACGGAAAGGTGCACCCAGCCGCGGCAGAGAGCTATACCGTTTCAGAGGATGGGAAGACTTATACATTCAAGATTCGTGAAGCAAAATGGAGCAACGGCGATCCAGTAACGGCACATGACTTCGAATATGCTTGGAAGCGCGCGCTCGATCCAAAGACAGATTCCAGCTACGCCTACCAGTTGTATTATGTGAAAGGCGCAGAAGCATTCAATAATGGGACCGGCAAAGCGGGAGACGTTGGGGTAAAGGCCATTGACGATAAGACACTAAAAGTGGAACTGACAAACCCGACGCCATTTTTCCCGGAGCTGGTTGCTTTCAAAACGTACTTCCCGGTAAACAAGAAGGTAGTCGAAGGCAACAAAAAATGGGCTTACGAGGCAAAGACTGTTGTTGGCAACGGACCATTCAAAATGGAAAGATGGGAACACAAGAGCAATCTGACTGTCGTAAAGAACGAGAAGTACTGGGATAAAGCCAATGTAAAATTGGACAAAATCGAATTCACCATGATAGAGGATGAGAATACGGAATTGTCCTTGTTTGATAACGACGAGCTGGATTGGGCAGGTGCTCCAAACTCCTCGCTGCCAACCGACGCACTTCCGATTTTGAGGGAAGCTGGTATATTGAAAACTCAGCCAATCGCCGGTGCCTATTTTTATCGTTTCAATACAGAGCAAGCACCGTTTACCAACGCAAAAATTCGTAAGGCGTTCGCATATGCCATTAATCGTGAAAGCATCACCTCCGATATCCTGCAAGCTGGTCAAGTGCCGGCAACAGGCTTTGTGCCACCGAGCACGGCGTTGAACAAAGACGGTTACTTCAAAGATAATGACCTTGAAGTAGCAAAGAAATTACTGGTAGAAGGTATGAAGGAAGAGGGGATATCCAAACTCCCTCCAATTACACTCATCTACAACACATCCGAAGGTCATAAAAAAATCGCAAAAGAAATACAGGATCAATGGAAGAAAAACCTCGGCGTAGATATCGAGCTCGAAAATAAAGAGTGGAAGGTATACTTAGAAGACGTACACCAAGGAAATTATCAAATCGCTCGTGGAGGCTGGTTGGGTGACTTCAATGATCCCATCAACTTCTTGGAAATGTTCCAGGAAAAAGACGGCGGAAACAACGATACACGTTGGGGAAATCCAAAGTACAAGGAGCTTTTGAACCAATCCGCTCTGGAGAAAGACCCGGAGAAGCGTAAAGCCATTCTCATGCAGGCTGAGCAAATCCTGATGGATGAAATGCCAATCATGCCAATCTACTTCTACGTGAACTCTTGGGTGCAGAACGAGAATCTGAAAGATGTCGTGATGGATGGTCTGGGTGCTATCGATTTCAAATATGCGGATATTACTCCATAA
- a CDS encoding N-acetylmuramoyl-L-alanine amidase family protein: protein MKRRFYPLLFALLVLLLIPGWAVAASSASEEAVNLMIGGQAVSAEVPPVIKSGRTLVPVRVIAEGLGANVDWNDATRTAVITKGSQQLSLTLDSRTAVLNGKQVKLDTPPVISQKRMLLPLRFVGESLGVTVGWDNSTRTVIANETPQVKLNGKMPTQPIKLYQVEDTMYASAQAVAEQVGQKGFAWKRPERGMTIDDQLVLSLRQLEDELGGSFAWDKKNNQVEIDRLNIMKDVSEDGDRVRIETTMPVIPQSFVMTGPHRIVLDLPQTALDDDLIEDLKRQDEKSDSVGESEQTVSADDEDQGTDSDSDELNQAEQAKEEPLITNLRYSQYSASPDTVRVVIELNQKSTYELAYTKDGIEVKLTPKPKKTGYLIVVDAGHGGKDPGTKGSAGNNEKDYNLAVSNKIVALLKQYPEFQVVPVRTTDVFYELSERVAFANELEADLFLSIHANAFPKPTAAGTETFYYNENSKDFAQVVHKHLRGATQFPDRGFKKSGFYVIKNTKMPAVLTETGFLSNPQENAQLTNPAFQDKIAKAIVAAIREYYESYQ from the coding sequence ATGAAGAGACGATTTTACCCTCTGCTTTTTGCATTGCTGGTCCTGCTGCTAATCCCCGGTTGGGCGGTTGCAGCAAGCAGTGCCTCAGAGGAAGCTGTCAATCTCATGATTGGTGGACAGGCAGTAAGTGCTGAAGTACCGCCGGTCATCAAGAGTGGGCGCACGTTGGTTCCCGTTCGTGTCATCGCCGAAGGGCTAGGTGCAAATGTGGATTGGAATGACGCTACTCGAACAGCTGTTATTACCAAAGGCTCACAGCAGCTCTCCCTTACACTAGACTCCCGTACAGCAGTGTTGAACGGCAAACAAGTGAAGCTCGATACGCCGCCTGTTATTTCACAAAAGCGTATGCTGCTGCCACTGCGTTTTGTCGGGGAGTCACTTGGTGTTACAGTCGGGTGGGACAACAGTACACGTACTGTCATTGCGAACGAAACACCACAGGTCAAGCTGAATGGCAAGATGCCAACCCAGCCGATCAAGCTGTATCAAGTGGAAGACACGATGTACGCGTCCGCACAGGCCGTAGCTGAGCAAGTGGGACAAAAAGGCTTTGCGTGGAAAAGACCTGAGCGCGGGATGACGATTGATGATCAGTTAGTCCTCTCATTACGTCAATTGGAGGACGAGCTTGGAGGGTCATTTGCGTGGGACAAGAAAAATAATCAGGTTGAGATCGATCGCCTCAATATTATGAAAGATGTATCCGAGGACGGCGACCGTGTTCGTATTGAAACGACCATGCCTGTCATTCCTCAGTCGTTTGTAATGACTGGTCCACACCGGATCGTCTTGGATCTCCCACAAACCGCTTTGGATGATGATTTAATTGAAGATCTAAAACGTCAAGACGAGAAAAGCGATAGCGTAGGCGAATCCGAGCAAACGGTCTCCGCTGATGATGAAGACCAAGGTACAGATTCGGATTCGGATGAACTGAATCAAGCAGAACAAGCGAAAGAAGAACCTCTCATTACTAACCTGCGTTACAGCCAATACAGTGCATCTCCTGACACGGTTCGCGTCGTGATTGAGCTGAACCAAAAGAGCACGTATGAGCTGGCTTACACGAAAGACGGTATCGAAGTAAAATTGACGCCAAAGCCGAAGAAAACAGGCTACCTGATCGTCGTTGATGCCGGTCATGGAGGAAAAGACCCAGGTACGAAGGGCTCTGCTGGCAACAATGAAAAAGATTACAACTTGGCTGTCTCGAATAAGATTGTGGCTTTGCTGAAGCAATATCCAGAGTTTCAAGTCGTTCCTGTCCGCACAACAGATGTGTTTTATGAACTGTCAGAGCGTGTTGCTTTTGCCAATGAGTTAGAAGCCGACTTGTTCTTGTCTATTCACGCCAACGCATTCCCGAAACCGACGGCTGCAGGAACAGAAACTTTCTATTATAATGAAAACAGTAAAGACTTTGCCCAAGTGGTACATAAACATTTGCGTGGGGCAACGCAGTTCCCGGATCGGGGCTTCAAGAAGAGTGGCTTTTATGTGATCAAAAACACGAAAATGCCAGCAGTGCTGACCGAAACTGGCTTCCTCTCCAATCCACAGGAGAACGCGCAGCTGACGAATCCGGCATTCCAAGATAAAATCGCGAAAGCCATTGTTGCGGCTATTCGTGAATACTACGAGTCTTATCAGTAA
- a CDS encoding GerMN domain-containing protein, whose translation MKKSRVIWMAALVMLLLAGCGQNATETPQPTTPVEQPSGSKTDPSTTEPTLKKQMVTVYYSDNNVMELQKEEQEITFAEDIEKYKKTLALLETPVKPDVHIPLWKDFKYHSITIDKGTLTIDADSKNQFNMGSSGETMAIDALKNTFFQFSEVKEIVFLEDGKKVETLMGHVDLSEPLKRDN comes from the coding sequence ATGAAAAAAAGTCGAGTGATCTGGATGGCAGCGTTAGTAATGCTGCTTTTGGCCGGATGTGGGCAAAACGCGACAGAAACACCACAGCCAACCACACCAGTAGAACAGCCATCTGGTTCAAAAACTGATCCATCGACAACAGAGCCGACTCTGAAAAAGCAAATGGTCACCGTTTACTATTCGGATAATAATGTGATGGAGCTGCAAAAAGAAGAGCAAGAGATCACGTTTGCAGAAGATATCGAGAAGTACAAAAAGACACTTGCCCTGCTGGAGACGCCTGTAAAGCCAGACGTGCACATTCCACTGTGGAAAGACTTCAAGTACCATTCCATTACAATCGATAAAGGCACCTTGACGATTGATGCAGATAGCAAAAATCAGTTCAACATGGGTTCAAGTGGCGAGACGATGGCTATAGATGCGTTGAAGAATACCTTCTTTCAATTCTCGGAAGTAAAGGAGATAGTCTTCTTGGAGGATGGCAAGAAAGTAGAAACGCTGATGGGGCACGTAGATCTCTCCGAGCCACTGAAACGGGACAATTAA
- a CDS encoding DUF378 domain-containing protein, whose protein sequence is MERLALLFVIIGALNWGLIGLFQFDLVASLFGGAESIVSRIVYTLVGLFGVYAIKFLFTDREETPTT, encoded by the coding sequence GTGGAACGTTTGGCCTTGCTTTTTGTTATCATCGGTGCCCTGAACTGGGGATTAATCGGGTTGTTTCAATTCGATTTGGTCGCGAGCTTGTTTGGTGGAGCGGAGTCTATCGTAAGTCGAATCGTGTATACGTTGGTAGGCTTGTTTGGGGTATATGCCATCAAGTTTCTCTTCACGGATCGGGAAGAAACGCCAACAACATAA
- a CDS encoding phosphate ABC transporter substrate-binding protein: MKKLSKMFIALTCVGALLAGCGSGNTAQTQTPAPAQQPAQEQSNSGSTTKTSGEPVTAVGSTALQPLVEQAAKDFMAKNAGAQIQVQGGGSGTGLSQVASGAATIGNSDIFAEEKKGIPANELVDHKVAVVGMAAAVSPQVKVDNLSKQQLIDIFTGKITNWKEVGGEDMKITLVNRPKSSGTRATFSKFALDGKEEAEGITEDSSGTVRKIIAETPGAIGYLALSYFNDTVKALKLDGVEANAENITTNKYPVWAYEHMYTKGEATGDAKAFLDFILTDEVQKKTVTELGFLPITDMKVERDAEGKVTQK, from the coding sequence ATGAAAAAACTCAGCAAAATGTTTATTGCGCTGACATGTGTAGGGGCATTACTCGCGGGGTGCGGAAGCGGCAACACTGCGCAGACACAAACACCAGCACCAGCGCAACAACCAGCCCAGGAGCAAAGCAACTCTGGTTCGACAACAAAAACTTCCGGTGAACCTGTAACAGCAGTGGGTTCTACCGCTTTACAACCTCTGGTCGAGCAAGCGGCCAAGGACTTTATGGCAAAAAATGCAGGCGCACAAATCCAAGTACAAGGCGGAGGAAGCGGCACGGGCTTGAGCCAAGTAGCAAGCGGTGCAGCAACAATTGGTAACTCTGATATTTTTGCAGAAGAGAAAAAAGGCATTCCAGCAAACGAACTGGTAGACCATAAGGTAGCGGTTGTCGGTATGGCAGCAGCGGTAAGCCCGCAAGTAAAAGTGGACAACTTGTCCAAGCAACAATTGATCGACATCTTCACCGGAAAAATCACCAACTGGAAAGAAGTTGGCGGCGAAGATATGAAGATCACGCTGGTTAACCGTCCGAAATCTTCCGGAACTCGCGCGACATTCAGCAAATTCGCGTTGGATGGCAAAGAAGAAGCAGAAGGTATCACAGAGGATTCCTCCGGTACTGTTCGCAAAATCATTGCAGAAACACCAGGTGCAATTGGTTACTTGGCACTGTCCTACTTCAATGACACTGTAAAAGCTCTGAAATTGGATGGCGTGGAAGCAAACGCAGAAAACATTACAACGAACAAATATCCAGTATGGGCGTACGAGCATATGTACACCAAAGGTGAAGCAACTGGCGATGCAAAAGCATTCCTCGACTTCATCCTGACTGACGAAGTACAAAAGAAAACCGTTACAGAATTGGGCTTCCTGCCAATCACAGACATGAAAGTGGAACGTGATGCAGAAGGCAAAGTAACACAAAAATAA
- the pstC gene encoding phosphate ABC transporter permease subunit PstC, producing MSHRTEGVNTERQSMIAQKMLTTNKRQKTENITGKTIAMICAGLLVIVVLSITYFIASKGLSTFFVDGVSFKEFLTHDKWDPEGEPSAYGVLPFILGSFFVTALAALIAAPLGIGAAIFMTEIFPGFGKKVLKPVIELLVGIPSVVYGYVGLTLLVPFIREQFDVLGFSLLAGGLVLALMILPTITSVAADAIEAVPQDLRNASLALGATRWQTIWNVVLHSALPGCLTAIVLGMSRAFGEALAVQMVIGNTTKLPGGLLEPISTLTSGITLNMGNTIQGTPYNNALWSMALLLLAMSFIFIVILRLLGRKRLAK from the coding sequence ATGAGCCATCGTACTGAAGGGGTAAATACAGAGCGTCAATCGATGATTGCGCAAAAAATGCTGACAACGAACAAGCGTCAAAAAACAGAGAATATTACTGGCAAAACCATCGCGATGATTTGTGCGGGTTTGCTCGTTATTGTCGTTCTATCGATCACCTATTTTATTGCTTCAAAAGGGCTGTCGACGTTCTTTGTCGATGGAGTAAGCTTCAAAGAATTTTTAACCCATGACAAATGGGACCCAGAAGGTGAACCCTCCGCGTATGGTGTGTTGCCCTTTATCCTCGGTTCGTTTTTCGTAACGGCATTGGCTGCTTTAATTGCCGCGCCACTCGGAATCGGCGCCGCTATTTTTATGACAGAAATCTTTCCTGGCTTCGGGAAAAAAGTATTGAAGCCGGTTATCGAGCTGTTGGTAGGTATTCCATCGGTGGTTTACGGTTATGTTGGACTAACTTTGCTTGTTCCATTTATTCGGGAACAATTTGATGTTCTTGGCTTCAGCTTATTGGCAGGGGGACTTGTTCTTGCCTTGATGATTTTGCCAACCATTACGAGTGTGGCAGCAGATGCTATCGAGGCTGTTCCGCAAGATTTGCGCAATGCTTCGCTCGCACTGGGTGCTACTCGCTGGCAAACCATTTGGAATGTCGTGTTGCATTCCGCGCTTCCTGGCTGTTTGACGGCCATTGTTTTGGGAATGTCCCGCGCTTTTGGAGAAGCTTTGGCTGTGCAGATGGTTATCGGTAACACAACGAAGCTGCCAGGCGGTTTGCTCGAACCGATCAGTACGCTCACTAGCGGTATCACATTGAACATGGGGAACACGATTCAAGGAACTCCGTATAACAATGCTCTCTGGTCAATGGCTTTGCTGCTCTTGGCGATGTCTTTCATCTTTATCGTGATTTTGCGCCTGTTGGGCAGAAAGAGGTTGGCAAAATAG